Proteins from a single region of Chryseobacterium sp. T16E-39:
- a CDS encoding GNAT family N-acetyltransferase, with protein MNFTLQYREAQESDIDFLLDLRMKTMTEHYASSNLSTTKEFALQRVLYQFEKARIISLNDHQVGLLKIDHAADTVDILQLQIHPDEQGRGIGKSILENIIQEAALSQKTVSLSVLKTNKAQKLYARLGFKIIDEDEHSYMMKLST; from the coding sequence ATGAATTTTACATTACAATATAGAGAAGCACAGGAAAGTGATATCGATTTCTTACTCGACCTGAGAATGAAAACAATGACTGAACATTATGCCAGTTCAAATTTATCAACTACAAAAGAATTTGCATTACAACGGGTACTGTATCAATTCGAAAAAGCCCGTATCATTAGTTTAAATGATCATCAGGTAGGATTACTAAAAATAGATCATGCTGCTGATACAGTAGATATCCTTCAACTTCAGATCCATCCCGATGAGCAGGGTCGTGGTATCGGAAAATCTATATTGGAGAATATTATTCAGGAAGCAGCATTATCTCAAAAAACAGTCTCTTTAAGTGTTTTAAAAACAAATAAAGCACAGAAATTATATGCAAGGTTAGGATTTAAAATAATTGATGAAGATGAACATTCCTATATGATGAAACTCAGTACATAA
- a CDS encoding TetR/AcrR family transcriptional regulator, with amino-acid sequence MKIKEKIISTALRLFNEKGYNMVTTRHIAAELNISPGNLHYHFKHSEDLIKILFSELILAMDEMMNTLNENKVKTLESLFDFTFRTYEIFYSYRFIFLNFVDILKKIPEIETQYEKITIGRKAEFQSIFSDFQKNNIFQENIPDFIIENLSTQIFIIADNWVTHNSLTLKLPKDKAIQHYSMIQMNLFYPLLNTEQQDLYQLNFIKNFKK; translated from the coding sequence ATGAAAATCAAGGAAAAGATCATTTCAACGGCACTTCGGCTTTTCAATGAGAAAGGCTATAACATGGTCACCACAAGACATATTGCCGCTGAACTGAACATCAGCCCGGGAAATCTGCATTATCATTTTAAACATTCTGAAGACCTCATCAAAATACTTTTTTCAGAATTAATCCTGGCAATGGATGAAATGATGAATACGCTCAATGAAAACAAAGTAAAGACTTTAGAAAGTTTATTTGATTTTACTTTCCGTACGTATGAAATATTCTATTCGTACCGTTTCATTTTCCTCAATTTCGTTGACATCTTAAAAAAGATTCCGGAAATAGAAACTCAGTATGAGAAGATCACTATCGGCAGAAAAGCTGAATTTCAGTCTATATTTTCAGATTTCCAGAAGAACAATATCTTTCAGGAGAACATTCCTGATTTTATTATTGAGAACCTCAGCACGCAGATATTTATCATTGCTGATAATTGGGTCACACATAACAGCCTTACTTTAAAATTACCCAAAGATAAAGCTATACAACATTACAGTATGATACAGATGAATTTATTTTATCCTCTGTTAAATACAGAACAGCAGGATTTATATCAACTGAATTTCATTAAAAATTTTAAAAAATAA
- the panD gene encoding aspartate 1-decarboxylase, protein MLIEVFKSKIHRVRVTASDLNYIGSITIDEDLIEAAGLVVGERVYIVNVNNGERFDTYIIKGKRKSGEVCLNGPAARKVQKDDIIIIIAYAQMTPEEAKTFQPKIVFPDEKTNLLT, encoded by the coding sequence ATGTTAATAGAAGTTTTCAAGTCAAAGATTCATAGGGTAAGGGTTACGGCCTCAGACCTTAACTATATTGGAAGTATAACGATTGATGAAGATCTTATAGAAGCTGCCGGATTGGTAGTGGGTGAAAGGGTTTATATCGTTAACGTAAACAACGGAGAACGTTTTGATACGTATATTATAAAAGGTAAGAGAAAATCCGGAGAAGTTTGCTTAAATGGACCTGCTGCCAGAAAGGTTCAGAAAGATGACATCATCATTATTATCGCTTATGCACAGATGACTCCTGAAGAAGCAAAGACTTTTCAGCCGAAAATTGTTTTCCCGGATGAAAAAACAAACCTTCTTACCTAA
- a CDS encoding NAD(P)H-dependent oxidoreductase: MRHLIIYAHYNENSLNHHLLQTVVETLTSQNHEVVVRDLYAINFDPVFSLKDIQEQRKGILADDIKYEQEFISWAEHVTFIYPIWWTGMPAIMKGYIDRVFSYGYAYRYDQGVQKGLLKGKQAVIINTHGKSHEEYEKIGMDKALSLTSDKGIFTYCGFEINQHFFLDKADRVAPEEVEIWKEQIRNTYLEIQNSSELLSNDKLEINQHS; the protein is encoded by the coding sequence ATGAGACATTTAATTATTTACGCCCATTATAACGAAAACAGTTTAAACCATCATCTTTTACAAACTGTTGTTGAGACCCTTACTTCTCAAAATCATGAAGTCGTGGTAAGAGACCTTTATGCCATCAACTTTGATCCGGTTTTTTCTTTAAAAGATATACAGGAACAAAGAAAGGGAATTCTTGCCGATGACATTAAATACGAACAGGAATTCATTTCATGGGCGGAACATGTTACCTTCATCTATCCAATCTGGTGGACCGGAATGCCTGCTATTATGAAAGGATATATAGACAGGGTTTTCAGTTATGGATATGCTTACCGTTATGATCAGGGAGTTCAAAAAGGTCTATTGAAAGGAAAGCAGGCTGTCATTATAAACACCCATGGCAAATCTCATGAAGAATATGAAAAAATTGGAATGGATAAGGCGCTTTCATTAACCTCAGATAAAGGAATTTTCACCTATTGTGGTTTTGAGATCAATCAGCACTTCTTCCTTGATAAAGCAGACAGAGTAGCTCCGGAAGAGGTTGAAATCTGGAAAGAACAGATCAGAAATACTTATCTGGAGATTCAAAATAGCTCAGAGCTCTTGAGTAATGATAAACTTGAAATTAATCAACACTCATAA
- a CDS encoding TerD family protein has product MAINLQKGQRIDIGLTKMTIGLGWDPNDGNGYDFDLDASAIMIDAQRKLVSEDYFVFYNNLNSPDGALIHTGDDPSGKNSDGDDDESIIIDLEKVNENVEEILFVVTIEDFERRKQNFGQVRNSYIRIIDNNSNQEIAKYELDEDFSIETGIEFGRLYKRNGSWKFEASGLGYRADLSFFLEKYYKGQIIK; this is encoded by the coding sequence ATGGCAATTAACCTACAGAAAGGACAAAGAATAGATATAGGACTGACAAAAATGACGATTGGTTTAGGTTGGGATCCTAATGATGGAAATGGATATGATTTCGATCTTGATGCTTCCGCGATTATGATTGATGCCCAGAGAAAGTTAGTAAGCGAAGATTACTTTGTTTTTTATAATAATCTGAATTCTCCGGATGGAGCTTTAATACACACAGGAGATGATCCAAGTGGTAAAAATAGTGATGGTGACGATGATGAATCCATTATTATTGATCTGGAGAAGGTGAATGAAAATGTAGAGGAGATCCTTTTTGTGGTAACGATAGAAGATTTTGAAAGAAGAAAGCAAAACTTTGGACAGGTAAGAAATTCATATATAAGAATTATTGATAATAATAGCAATCAGGAAATCGCTAAATATGAACTGGACGAGGATTTTTCGATCGAGACCGGGATTGAATTTGGCAGATTATATAAAAGAAATGGAAGCTGGAAGTTCGAAGCCTCAGGATTGGGCTACAGAGCCGATTTATCTTTCTTCTTAGAGAAATATTACAAAGGACAAATCATTAAATAA
- a CDS encoding aminotransferase class IV, protein MENQYFTSNGLNVKNRAFLLGDAVKVSFFVREAQLIMDEECYFFLMASMRKMRMNIPLAYTLEFFQLLFQKEVIEEKGVKNGIINFQVFRNADGITLAKSSISYFYEVDEKDDVLALHPRSLELDLIKEINVNNNLLSNIRVHCPENIYGGIYAQENDLDDVILLNPNKRIARSTSGNLLFLEGEVIKVPKQSEGAYISPLMENFVTFLHKNNLADIQEHEIIAFESQKAEEILMVSDEKGMFSVGKIRNKTFGNSRFSELVGKWKESF, encoded by the coding sequence TTGGAAAATCAATATTTTACATCAAACGGATTGAATGTGAAGAACAGAGCGTTTCTGTTGGGAGATGCTGTCAAGGTTTCTTTTTTTGTAAGAGAAGCTCAACTTATCATGGATGAAGAGTGCTATTTCTTCTTAATGGCCTCGATGAGAAAAATGAGAATGAATATTCCATTGGCTTATACTCTTGAGTTTTTTCAATTGCTTTTTCAAAAGGAAGTAATTGAAGAAAAAGGAGTGAAAAATGGCATTATCAATTTTCAGGTTTTTAGAAATGCAGATGGGATTACATTGGCGAAATCATCAATTTCTTATTTTTATGAAGTCGATGAAAAGGATGATGTTTTGGCACTTCATCCGAGATCCTTGGAATTAGACCTTATTAAGGAAATTAATGTCAATAACAATCTCTTAAGCAACATCAGAGTTCATTGTCCTGAGAATATATATGGTGGGATTTATGCCCAGGAAAATGATCTGGACGACGTTATCCTGCTTAATCCAAATAAAAGAATTGCAAGGTCTACTTCCGGAAATTTATTATTTTTAGAAGGTGAGGTCATTAAAGTTCCAAAGCAATCAGAAGGTGCTTACATTTCTCCTTTAATGGAAAATTTTGTTACTTTTTTACATAAGAATAACCTTGCAGATATTCAGGAACACGAGATCATCGCATTTGAATCTCAAAAAGCCGAAGAAATTTTAATGGTTTCTGATGAAAAGGGCATGTTTTCTGTAGGAAAAATAAGAAATAAAACTTTTGGAAATTCTCGGTTTTCAGAACTGGTGGGAAAATGGAAAGAAAGTTTTTAA
- a CDS encoding HU family DNA-binding protein, with product MNKSELIDAIAKDAGITKVAAKSALESFISNVTTTLKKKDGKVSLVGFGTFSVAERAARQGINPATKKPIKIAAKKVAKFKAGADLSTAVSGAKKK from the coding sequence ATGAACAAGTCTGAATTAATCGACGCAATCGCAAAAGATGCAGGAATTACAAAAGTAGCAGCTAAGTCTGCTCTTGAATCTTTTATTTCTAATGTAACTACTACTTTAAAGAAAAAAGACGGAAAAGTTTCTTTAGTAGGATTCGGTACTTTCTCAGTAGCTGAGAGAGCTGCTAGACAAGGTATCAACCCTGCGACTAAAAAACCAATCAAAATTGCTGCTAAAAAAGTTGCTAAATTCAAAGCTGGAGCTGATTTATCTACTGCAGTTTCTGGAGCTAAGAAAAAATAA
- a CDS encoding aspartate aminotransferase family protein, which translates to MKLQKDFFTYQAQTTQFAAGFEVEKAEGSYIFGTDGKKYLDFVAGVSANTLGHSHPKIVNAIKEQADRYLHVMVYGEYAQDQPVALCKLLAESTPDPLEITYLVNSGAEAIDGSLKLAKRYTGREEIISFKDSYHGNTHGALSVSGNEYHKREFRPLLPMVSFIEFNNQNDLNKITEKTACVILETIQGAAGFLVPQNDYLKSLKERCEQVGALLILDEIQPGFGRTGKLFSFEHYGIVPDILVMGKGMGGGVPVGAFMSSKEIMDCLSHSPKLGHITTFGGNPLIAAASHATLKEILESGLMDEVDEKERLFRELLVHPKIENINGRGLMLAVNLGAPEYTLKVAQKCMQKGLVLFWQLYRNEYLRISPPLTISLDEIREGCQIILDVLNEN; encoded by the coding sequence ATGAAATTGCAGAAAGATTTCTTTACATATCAGGCGCAGACGACGCAATTTGCCGCAGGGTTCGAAGTGGAAAAAGCAGAAGGAAGTTATATTTTCGGGACGGATGGGAAAAAGTATCTTGATTTCGTAGCAGGTGTTTCTGCTAATACATTGGGACATTCTCACCCTAAAATTGTCAATGCGATCAAAGAACAGGCTGATCGATATCTTCATGTTATGGTATATGGGGAATATGCACAAGATCAACCTGTAGCATTATGTAAGCTGCTAGCTGAATCAACTCCTGATCCCCTTGAGATTACTTACCTGGTAAACAGTGGCGCAGAAGCTATTGATGGAAGCCTGAAACTGGCCAAAAGATATACGGGAAGGGAAGAGATCATTTCTTTTAAAGATTCATACCATGGAAATACCCACGGAGCGTTAAGTGTTTCCGGAAATGAATATCATAAAAGGGAATTTCGCCCCTTGTTACCTATGGTGTCTTTTATTGAATTCAATAATCAAAATGATTTAAATAAGATTACGGAGAAAACAGCCTGTGTAATTTTAGAAACCATACAGGGAGCCGCAGGATTTTTGGTCCCTCAGAATGATTATCTAAAAAGCCTAAAAGAAAGATGTGAACAAGTGGGAGCTTTGCTTATTCTGGATGAGATACAGCCAGGATTCGGAAGGACCGGTAAGTTGTTTTCATTTGAGCATTATGGCATTGTTCCGGATATCCTGGTGATGGGAAAAGGAATGGGCGGAGGTGTTCCTGTTGGAGCATTTATGAGTTCTAAGGAAATAATGGATTGCTTATCTCACTCGCCTAAATTAGGTCATATCACTACTTTTGGTGGAAACCCACTTATTGCAGCTGCAAGTCATGCAACACTTAAAGAAATTCTAGAAAGTGGATTGATGGATGAGGTAGATGAGAAAGAAAGACTCTTTAGAGAGCTGCTGGTACATCCTAAGATCGAAAACATCAATGGGCGGGGTCTCATGCTGGCTGTGAACTTAGGAGCCCCGGAATATACCTTAAAAGTAGCTCAGAAATGTATGCAAAAAGGGCTTGTTTTATTTTGGCAACTCTACAGAAATGAATATTTGAGAATTTCTCCACCATTAACGATATCTCTTGATGAAATAAGAGAAGGATGTCAGATTATTCTTGATGTTTTGAACGAAAATTAA
- the pdxH gene encoding pyridoxamine 5'-phosphate oxidase has protein sequence MENLHDKRKVYEKSQLIESEIKQNPIEQFRDWFLEASENSGISEANAMAISTVEEDGCPRTRMVLLKAYTHEGFIFYTNYDSRKGKAIEKSHKACLHFFWPTLERQIIIKADLERIADNLSDGYFHSRPKGSQLGAVVSPQSQVIPNREFLEEKLKELEKQYEINEVPRPENWGGYLARPYEMEFWQGRPNRLHDRIIYQLEDLDWKISRLAP, from the coding sequence ATGGAAAACCTTCATGATAAGAGAAAAGTCTATGAGAAATCCCAACTTATTGAAAGTGAGATAAAACAAAATCCGATAGAACAATTTAGAGACTGGTTTCTTGAAGCATCGGAGAACTCAGGAATCTCTGAGGCGAATGCAATGGCAATTTCAACGGTTGAAGAAGACGGCTGCCCCAGAACAAGAATGGTTTTGTTAAAGGCATATACCCACGAAGGTTTCATTTTTTATACGAATTATGACAGCAGGAAAGGTAAAGCAATTGAAAAAAGCCATAAAGCATGTCTTCATTTTTTCTGGCCAACATTGGAAAGACAAATCATTATCAAGGCAGATTTGGAAAGAATCGCGGATAATTTAAGTGATGGATATTTTCACTCAAGACCAAAAGGAAGTCAGCTTGGTGCTGTAGTTTCACCTCAAAGTCAGGTTATTCCAAACAGGGAGTTTCTGGAAGAGAAATTAAAAGAACTCGAGAAGCAGTATGAAATTAATGAGGTTCCAAGACCGGAGAATTGGGGCGGATATTTAGCAAGACCTTATGAAATGGAGTTCTGGCAGGGAAGACCCAATAGGCTGCATGACAGAATTATTTACCAGCTTGAAGATCTGGATTGGAAGATTTCACGTTTGGCACCGTAA
- a CDS encoding AraC family transcriptional regulator, whose translation MSESSSYNGYRIPVPLEFENIFSHFYFAENTSDQPVTKTLLPTYQTILLFCFGESASMVTKEKTTITVDKCIVFGPIRHSFDYTLPAKTSILVANFKDDSFYRFFGKACISYHAAMNPDELLSENCFTNLWHQISKITSTQEQVDHILEFCRPYLQDRDLTGQLLSNFTDKSLNPIKAIAEETNQSERNIQLKQKEQFGYSSKEINRYNRFSKAIMLIETEIANQNKVEWFSIVDECNYYDQSQLIHDFKHFIQLSPSQFLKFQQDICNPKSD comes from the coding sequence ATGTCAGAATCATCATCATACAACGGTTACAGGATTCCGGTTCCATTAGAATTCGAGAATATATTCTCGCATTTTTATTTTGCTGAAAACACTTCCGATCAACCTGTTACCAAAACATTATTACCCACCTATCAGACCATTTTATTATTTTGCTTTGGAGAAAGTGCCTCAATGGTCACCAAAGAAAAAACAACGATTACAGTAGACAAATGTATTGTTTTTGGACCTATAAGACATTCATTCGATTATACATTACCTGCGAAAACGTCTATTCTCGTCGCCAATTTCAAGGACGATTCCTTTTACCGGTTTTTCGGAAAAGCATGTATTTCATACCACGCTGCCATGAATCCCGATGAACTTCTTTCAGAAAACTGTTTTACCAATTTGTGGCATCAGATTTCAAAAATCACCTCTACCCAAGAACAGGTAGATCATATCCTTGAATTCTGCAGACCTTACCTGCAAGACCGGGATCTGACAGGTCAGCTTCTAAGCAATTTTACAGACAAGAGCTTAAATCCTATCAAAGCCATTGCTGAAGAAACGAATCAAAGCGAACGCAACATTCAGCTAAAGCAAAAAGAGCAATTCGGATATTCGTCTAAAGAAATCAATCGATACAACCGGTTTTCGAAAGCCATCATGCTTATTGAAACAGAAATCGCCAATCAAAATAAAGTCGAATGGTTTAGCATTGTCGATGAGTGTAATTATTATGATCAGAGTCAGCTGATCCATGATTTCAAACACTTCATACAGCTCTCCCCTTCACAATTCCTTAAGTTTCAGCAAGACATCTGTAATCCAAAATCAGATTAG
- a CDS encoding YqgE/AlgH family protein gives MHYSYKGKILISTPDISGDIFSRSVVLIVEHNESGAFGLILNKKNNQMSGKFRNFFDFKIEVYDGGPVENEKIFFIVKGKKVTELYTDISEGFYLTEDIENIISLVLSGELSIDNVKIFSGYSGWTANQLDTEVQKKMWTVVDIYNLDYTLPNDQTLWKSIMQNLGGEYLLWANSPEDISLN, from the coding sequence ATGCATTACTCATACAAAGGTAAAATATTAATTTCCACGCCTGATATTTCCGGAGATATTTTTTCCAGATCAGTGGTCCTTATTGTAGAACATAATGAAAGCGGCGCATTTGGTTTGATCCTGAATAAAAAGAATAATCAGATGAGTGGCAAGTTCAGAAACTTTTTCGATTTCAAAATTGAGGTGTATGATGGAGGCCCGGTAGAAAATGAAAAAATATTTTTTATTGTAAAAGGCAAAAAAGTAACGGAACTTTATACAGATATTTCTGAAGGATTCTATTTAACAGAAGACATCGAGAATATCATTAGTTTAGTCCTCAGTGGTGAACTTAGTATAGATAATGTTAAAATATTTTCAGGTTACTCAGGCTGGACCGCCAATCAGCTGGATACTGAGGTTCAAAAGAAAATGTGGACCGTAGTTGATATTTATAATCTGGATTACACATTACCTAATGATCAGACATTATGGAAATCTATTATGCAAAACCTCGGTGGTGAATATTTACTTTGGGCCAATTCCCCGGAAGACATTTCTTTAAATTAA
- a CDS encoding zinc-dependent alcohol dehydrogenase family protein, which translates to MNTLKTQNTDAMVLNEAGGNFIKKTIELPTLGPDQVKVEIYASGVNPLDTKIWSGQAEHAQQPLPAVLGMDLAGKVVEKGNNVEQFNIGDEVFGLAGGIGGNQGTMAQFIIVDASLLAKKPTNISMVQAAALPLIFITAWEGLVDRAKVDQSKTVFVQAGAGGVGHMAIQIAKAFGANVYATASEKDQELIRTYGATPIAFAEMESGSYIDSYTNGEGFDIVFDTLGGTFLDAAFKAPKIYTGHVVTSLGWGAHSLAPLSFRGASYSGIFTLLPLITGKGKANHGKILTEATKLVEAGKLNVRLHPTDYTFNTVDQAHLLVREGKAKGKVVIRII; encoded by the coding sequence ATGAATACATTAAAAACCCAGAACACCGATGCGATGGTTCTAAACGAAGCAGGTGGCAATTTTATCAAAAAAACAATTGAACTTCCCACGTTAGGGCCTGATCAGGTGAAAGTAGAAATATATGCCAGTGGCGTCAATCCTTTAGATACCAAAATCTGGTCCGGGCAGGCTGAGCATGCACAGCAACCTTTACCAGCCGTTTTAGGTATGGATCTGGCAGGAAAAGTAGTTGAAAAGGGAAACAACGTTGAGCAGTTCAATATAGGTGATGAAGTTTTCGGCTTGGCTGGGGGTATTGGAGGCAATCAGGGAACCATGGCACAATTTATAATAGTAGATGCATCACTTTTAGCTAAAAAGCCCACCAATATCAGTATGGTACAAGCAGCTGCACTCCCATTAATATTCATTACCGCCTGGGAAGGTTTAGTAGATCGTGCAAAAGTGGATCAAAGCAAAACTGTTTTTGTACAGGCAGGTGCGGGAGGCGTAGGTCATATGGCTATACAGATTGCAAAAGCATTTGGAGCGAACGTATATGCAACAGCATCTGAAAAAGACCAGGAATTAATACGGACTTATGGTGCAACTCCAATTGCTTTTGCCGAAATGGAATCCGGTTCCTATATCGATTCTTATACCAATGGCGAAGGTTTTGACATTGTATTTGACACCCTTGGTGGTACTTTTCTTGATGCCGCTTTTAAAGCCCCAAAAATATATACCGGGCATGTGGTGACTTCTTTGGGCTGGGGAGCTCATTCACTTGCCCCCCTTTCCTTTAGAGGAGCAAGCTACTCCGGTATATTTACACTCCTTCCTTTAATTACAGGCAAAGGAAAAGCAAACCATGGAAAAATCCTTACTGAAGCCACTAAGCTTGTCGAAGCTGGGAAGCTTAACGTACGTTTACATCCTACAGATTACACATTTAACACCGTGGATCAGGCCCATTTACTAGTAAGAGAGGGTAAGGCAAAAGGTAAAGTTGTGATTCGTATCATATAA
- a CDS encoding START-like domain-containing protein yields the protein MAKLKVHYEFPMHCLSEILYEYLATAEGLSEWFADEVVEKGDDFFFSWGGGPAEKATLIRYKPEGFVRFRWEEDEGTKNFFEMTITIDDITEDLALNITDFCEEGNEEENAMYWENLIENLRIKLGAA from the coding sequence ATGGCGAAACTTAAAGTCCATTACGAATTCCCAATGCATTGTCTTTCAGAGATTTTATATGAGTATCTGGCGACTGCAGAAGGACTATCTGAATGGTTTGCAGATGAGGTAGTAGAGAAAGGGGATGACTTCTTTTTTAGCTGGGGAGGAGGCCCTGCTGAAAAGGCCACTTTGATTAGATATAAGCCAGAAGGTTTCGTACGTTTCAGATGGGAGGAAGATGAAGGGACAAAGAATTTCTTTGAAATGACAATCACAATTGATGATATTACTGAGGATTTAGCTTTGAATATTACAGACTTTTGTGAAGAAGGGAATGAAGAGGAAAATGCAATGTATTGGGAAAATCTTATTGAAAATCTAAGAATAAAATTAGGTGCAGCTTAA
- a CDS encoding AraC family transcriptional regulator: MKTDNLYAPYELAITDMIDECPRGIHTHTFFEFVYVIKGAGVQNINGDQFSYEPGHLFLLAPQDNHTFEIKSTSRFFFIRFNATYLKTNTAAKGLVNRLEMILRNISSQSGCILKRENDKQVIESLMHFIINEHMRQDLFHKEVVDQYINTLLVIVSRNISITLPDGIDENSDSKVLDILNYIQQNISSPDKIKAEHIGNTFGVAEAYLGRYFKHHTGERLQNYILNYKFKQVENRLLHSDMRISEIADEFGFTDKSHLSKAFKKHTGVNPTEFRKNYLEAAKTH, translated from the coding sequence ATGAAAACTGATAATTTATATGCACCTTATGAATTAGCAATAACGGATATGATCGATGAATGTCCACGGGGAATCCATACTCATACATTTTTTGAATTTGTTTATGTCATTAAAGGGGCTGGAGTTCAGAATATAAACGGAGATCAATTCAGCTATGAGCCCGGGCATCTTTTTTTATTAGCCCCTCAGGATAACCATACATTTGAAATCAAATCAACAAGCCGATTCTTTTTTATCAGATTTAATGCAACCTATCTGAAAACCAATACGGCGGCAAAAGGATTAGTCAATAGACTTGAGATGATTTTGCGAAACATAAGCAGTCAGTCCGGATGTATTTTAAAACGCGAAAATGATAAACAGGTCATTGAGTCATTAATGCACTTTATTATTAACGAACACATGAGGCAGGATTTGTTTCATAAAGAAGTAGTAGACCAATATATCAATACTCTATTGGTAATTGTGTCTAGAAATATTTCAATTACTCTACCTGACGGTATAGATGAAAATAGCGATAGCAAGGTTTTGGATATTTTAAACTATATACAACAGAATATATCAAGTCCTGATAAGATTAAAGCGGAACACATTGGAAATACCTTTGGTGTGGCTGAAGCTTATCTTGGTCGATATTTCAAACATCATACAGGAGAAAGACTGCAGAATTATATTTTAAATTATAAATTCAAACAGGTAGAAAACAGACTTCTTCATAGTGACATGCGTATTTCTGAAATAGCTGACGAGTTTGGTTTCACCGATAAAAGTCATTTGAGTAAAGCCTTTAAAAAGCATACCGGAGTAAATCCAACTGAATTCCGCAAAAACTATCTGGAAGCTGCAAAGACTCATTAA
- a CDS encoding lysylphosphatidylglycerol synthase transmembrane domain-containing protein, with product MEKKQTNPLKSIITIVISLAFAGFFLWLALRGLDFKVIQKSLAKANYLWVLFASVFGMLAYWFRAIRWNLLLEPMGHQISNSNSLWSISFGYLMNLTIPRSGEVARATALYGVEGVPVDKSFGTIILERVVDLICMLGFLGLTLVFKYKAILSFYENSGVTVNPNKILIVLLILVVGTVLFFVLKKKLSAIPFLGKIIGFIDGIFQGITSIFKLKQKGKFILYTVGIWISYYFAAYLVCFALPETSDFTIADGFFIIVVGTLGMIIPASGGIGAFNLAMKFGFMALFISMGKSAEFGGEMGLTYSFISLPLQIVIMLVMGLISIPMLAKARNKRVSQNDFGN from the coding sequence ATGGAGAAAAAACAGACAAATCCTTTAAAGTCAATAATTACCATTGTAATTTCTCTTGCTTTTGCAGGCTTTTTCTTATGGCTTGCCCTGAGAGGACTGGATTTTAAAGTGATACAGAAATCATTAGCTAAGGCAAATTACTTATGGGTTTTATTTGCTTCTGTTTTTGGAATGCTGGCATATTGGTTTCGTGCGATCCGTTGGAATCTCTTATTGGAACCTATGGGACATCAGATTTCTAATTCCAATTCATTATGGTCTATCTCTTTTGGATACCTGATGAATCTTACGATTCCCAGAAGTGGTGAAGTGGCAAGAGCTACTGCATTATATGGAGTGGAAGGAGTTCCTGTAGACAAGTCTTTTGGAACTATTATTTTAGAAAGAGTCGTAGATCTTATTTGTATGTTGGGATTTCTAGGGTTGACCCTGGTTTTTAAATACAAAGCTATTCTATCTTTTTATGAAAATTCTGGCGTTACGGTCAATCCGAATAAAATTTTAATTGTTCTTTTGATTCTTGTAGTAGGAACGGTACTTTTTTTTGTACTTAAAAAGAAGCTTAGCGCAATTCCTTTTTTAGGTAAGATCATAGGTTTTATTGACGGAATTTTCCAGGGAATTACTTCAATTTTTAAACTGAAGCAAAAAGGAAAATTTATTCTATACACTGTTGGAATCTGGATTTCCTATTATTTCGCTGCCTATCTGGTTTGTTTTGCACTTCCTGAAACTTCAGATTTTACAATTGCTGATGGTTTCTTTATTATTGTAGTGGGAACCTTAGGAATGATTATTCCAGCCAGCGGAGGTATTGGAGCGTTCAATCTGGCGATGAAATTCGGTTTTATGGCATTATTTATCTCTATGGGGAAAAGTGCAGAATTTGGGGGTGAAATGGGGCTTACTTATTCTTTTATTTCTTTACCCTTACAAATTGTTATTATGCTGGTCATGGGATTAATTTCTATTCCTATGCTGGCAAAAGCAAGAAATAAAAGAGTGAGCCAAAATGATTTTGGCAATTAG